Genomic window (Primulina eburnea isolate SZY01 chromosome 8, ASM2296580v1, whole genome shotgun sequence):
GGATAGTTTTGTGTACGATTTATATACATTTATTTATAAtgttaaaaacaaaattttgacccacattttatagCAAAGAtctaattaatctcaaaaagaattgagttagagcccgggtccccacaaataacattccaaagacctccaatattattcccatgaatcccaacctcctctaatttagTCACCCAATTTGTAGATCCTCCTTGGTAGTtcatcatgagtccttgaagtgcttctttaaacttcttgctaCGTCCCCTCATTATAGGTCCTTCGGGCAACTCCAATGAGTCCCATGCTTTCTTTGGTGCTTGATCAACCACGTTTGCATCATTcttccccttcttgaaaaggatttgccCTCAAATCTTGATCATCTCCTACATCGAACAACGAAAGATCACTAAAATTAAAAGTAGAACTGACATTGTACTCACCTGGTAGGTCTAATTTGTAGGCATTGTCGTTGATCTTTTCAAGcacttgaaatggtccatcaccTCTAGGTAAGAGCTTCGAACGTCGTTTTTCTGGAAATCTTTCCTTCCTTAAGTGCAACCATAaccaatctcctttttcaaaAACCATCTTTTTCGTCCCCTTGTTGGCTTGATTCGTATATTGTAAATTCTTCTtctcgatgttattcttgaccTTCTCATGCAAATTTCTAACGAATTCAGCTTTCTTCTTGCCATCCATGTTCAACCTTTCATTCACAGgcaaagacatcaaatccaaaggagttaaaggattaaaaccataaacaatcTCACATGGTGAATAATTCGTAGTTGAATGCACGCTACGGTTATaagaaaactcaacaaatgacaaacattcttcccattttttcaagttctttttgagtaacacacgcaaaagtgttcctaaagttctattaacaacttcagtttgtccatacgtttgaggacatgtagtagaaaacaacagtttAGTGCCAAGCTTAGCCCacaaatttttccaaaattaactcaaaaatttaacatcacgatcagatacaatagtcctaggcataccatataaacctaacgacttccttaaagaacaaatctgcaatgttggatgcatcatcggttttatgacaagcaataaaatgtgccattttagagaatctatcaacaacaacaaatattgaatccctccccttcttagtccttggcaaacctaaaacaaaattcatagaaatatcaatccaaggttcactaggaacaggaagtggtgtatacaatccatgtggttgtgttctagacttagcttgtctacaagtaatgcacttttcacaaacacgctcaacatcacgtttcatatgtggccaataaaaatgctcatgcaaacaaCTCAAAGTTTTAGCAACACCAAAGTGCCCCATCAAACCACCACCATGTGCCTCCctcacaagtaattcacgaattgatgacttaggaatgcacaatctatattttctaaataaaaacccattatgtaaataaaatttatcatgtggaccatgcatacatgtttcaaatactTCCTTAAAATCCTCATCCATAGCATACAATTCTTTCACATATTCAAATCCCAAGATTTTTGAATCCAAGGTAGAAATTAGtacgtacctccgtgatagtgcgtcggccactacattatccttaccttgtttgtatTTGGTTATGTAGGGAAATGTTCCTATGAATGCCACTcacttggcatgccgcttgttcagttTCTGTTGTCCCCTAAGGTActttagagactcatgatcggtatggatcacaaactccttaggcctcaagtagtgttgcTACATCTCCAAAGTCCTCACAAGTACGTACAACTCCTTGTCATAAGTTGGATAGTTCAGTGCTGCTCCATTGAGtttctcactaaagtacgccactactcgtcctccttgcatcaaaacacctccaatacctacacctgaagcatcacattcaatttcaaaagtattagaaaaatccggcaaaacaagtaaaggcgcattaattaatttttgtttaataatattaaaaaacttctcttgctcctcgccccaatagaATGGAATGTTCTTCTTAATCACCGCTGTCATCGATGCCGCCAGTGTGCTAAAAtcttttacaaacctcctatagaagcttgcaagaccatgaaagcttcgaaCTTGACTAACATTAgcaggcgttggccaatctcgaatatcACTTATCTTGTCttcatccacttgtatcccctgtgaacttaccacaaaaccaagaaagacaattttgcttgtacaaaaatcacatttcttaagATTAGCATATAAATGTTCATCCCTAAGTGTGATCAGTACAAATCTCAAATGCTCAACATGCTCTTCTAAATCTTTgctatacacaagaatatcattaAAATAAACCACAAAAAATTTCCATATGTAAGCGCGCAAGAcatgattcatcaacctcataaaggtattaggagcattagttaagccaaaaggcatgaccatccactcatataacccataCTTGGTTTTAAATgccgttttccactcatcaccttccctcattctaatttggtgataaccactTTTCAAATCAATCTTACTAAAAAtgcatgcaccatgcaactcatctaacatatcatctagtctaggtatgggatgcctatacttgatggttatattattgattgccctacaatctacacacattCGCCATGttccatctttcttaggaactaataaaacaggtacagcccaaggagacatggactcacgcacaaaacccctatctaacaaTTCACTTACCTGTCGCTGAAGCTCCTTAGTCTCATCCGTATATCTTCTATAAGAtggacgatttggcaatgcACTTCCAGGCAAAAAAtaaatttggtgctcaatccccctcaatggtggtattccttgaggtagctcctgcggaaatatatcatcaaacTCCTGCAATAgggaaacaacaatgctcggaagatttccggctatatcacttgtgttaaagaGAATCTATttgtaaagaatcaacacaagtgtatcatgtgtgtgcaacaattATTTCATatcactcttttgggccatatatgttttctttttgacctctttcctctcattttcttttcccTCTTTTTTTTATCTCTATGGTCATCTCATCATATTTTTATCACTTATATTTTTGACCATATCTTTTTCTTGTTTGTTTAAGGCCACCGAACTTTTcttttcactctttctttcggcctcatctctttttttcttttgtcgTTGGTCTTCCATGATTTGttttggggacaaaggaagtaaAACAATGGGTTCTTTCTTGAGTACAAAAGAATATCTAGTTTTAAACCCATCATGTGTCACTTGCCTATCATATTGCCATGGTCTCCCTAACAAAATATTACAAGCATGCATTGGCACCACATCACATAACACCTCATCAATATACTTCCCAATCGAAAACGCAACCAAGACTTGTTTGTTCACTTTCACTTCAGCACAGTCATTCAACCACtgtagcctatatggttgaggatgtttcaaagtagGCAAGCtcaatttttcaaccatctcaAAACTAGCAACATTGGTACAACTTCCTCCAACTATAATAAGATTGAAAACCTTGCCATTGACAAAACACCTAGTATGGAATAATTTTTCCCTTTGGTTAGTTTCTTCTTCCTTGACATGGGTACTCATTATACGCCTAGTCAGTAATGCTTCGCCCACAACTGCCTCATATCCCTCATAAGGATCCTCTAATGCAGGCATCTCATTTTCATCTTCTCCATCATCTCCCTCACTATGAGATTCATACTCCCCATAATTATTCAACACCATCACCCTTTTATTGGGGCATTGGCTAGCAATATGTCCAactccttgacacctaaaacatttaatatCTCTAGAACGATTAATAGGAGTTTCAGGTTTACCTTGCACTCCCTGCTTAGGCGCCTCCTGTTTAATGTCAACTTTGGGCTTGACCACTACTTTGCTTTCTTCACGTTTAACAACATTGGAACGCCAAGGTGTTGATGTATTCCCAGCTTGAGTGGTACGACCAACTCCTCTCCTCTTGAGTTTTTGCTCCACTTTTATCGCCATCTGCACCATTTCATGTAGATCCAAGTAATgtctaagctccacttgatcttgaattttcctgttcaaaccacacagaaaacgagccatagtagCCTCACTATCCTCATCTATGTTTgctctaatcatgactacttccaactctttatagtagtcctcaacactcttcacacactgtctcaaagtttgtaacttcTTAAACATTTCTCTATAATAGTGATTTggtacaaacctcttcctcattacgcTCTTCATCTCAGCCCAAGTTTCTATAGGCCTCTCATTGAATCTTctcttagtggtcactaattgatcccaccaaagaAGTGCATAATCAAACAATTCAACCACGGCCAACCTAACCTTATTTTGTTCGGAAtaattgaaaggatcggttaaacgaataaagagtgtttagaaggggggggggggttgaataaacactcctcaaatttaaatattcttcgacaatatgagttcagttttgttacaaactcaTACTaggtatcccgtcggtcaatgacaatcagttaaactgaatgaaacagttgcggaaaataaactgactgaaagatagagtatctaactgaaaagtaacgactgaagtaaagataacacaatttttttctggatgttcggagacgggaataactcctacgtcatcccttctatcacgaagataggatatccactaaaagactttgatcaaatacaagatactgtactgacccacttcagtttggacttatcactttgccacaacttaaactcttagtatataacacttttacagatggtaactgatcttagcacaacatAGAAAaactatcaaagattacaaagtgctatttaagctcgagaatgtagccttgaatgctactgatataactAGTAAACGTGAGCTTCTAGCTTCTgaatgtgagtagatattttagcagcgtaacagcaagtagaatgtaATAGCTGAAATCAGTCGTATTTTCTTCGGCTGCTACcttcgattatttataggcttctctctcaacggtaacattaaaggatattttaatattctaaccgttgatttccacgtcgatatattctgacagtcgtacgctgctcattctgaaatgcggcgttccactactagttgcaggtagttTTCCtattgtcggttgtcgttttcaactgatgacgtgtacagctgagagatcagctggtaaagagtcAGTTGACGAGAAGGACTGAAGAGATGTTCAGCTGAAAGAGCAGCTTGATAGAGAAAACATTTGTTCAGTTATATTTCAGTTGCATCGATCAGTTAGCTGGATTctgttgcttagttcagttggtttatcttttttcaaacaccggaattacgtttccaacaatttcccccttcatggtgttttgacaaaactaGAGTAAAAGAAAACCGAATAACTGAACTCATAGTAGAGAAAATAAGAAGTAGATCAACTGAATTCATATTCTTCACAAGTACAAGAAAGACTGCTGCTTTTTAagatttcttctgctgttctaaAATCTCTTTGAGCTCcttcccctttttgtcaaacaactcCATCTTGACAGATAGTTTCCGAATGTCAGTAGATAGAAGCCGGACAGAAGTGGAAATGTTTTCGACAGCAGTAGTCATTGCGACTTGTagcaaatctatctttctggagACGAGTGTCTCGACACTGTCAACTCGTTTGTTAATAGAGTTTTGAGTTGCAGTGAGACTCAAGGCTATCCCCTTGTTATTCTGGATTTCTTCAACTgcagatgagagagaggtaataGCAGTTGGGATAGCCTTCAGCTTTTCGGAGTTGAACTGTTAAGAGTGTTCCATCTTTAAAGTGTGAGACAGTTGCGTATTCTGAATCTTTGAGATGGCTGAGAGCATCTGATTCATAATATTCTGCAtattctgaatttcttcaaggacAAGATCAAAATCTAATGAggatggaggaggagactgatgagaggCTTCCGGTCCTCTTGTGGTTTGATCAAATATAACCAACTCTTGGTCAGTTGCTACTGTTtcagcaacattctgaactgAAGTGATTGTTGCAGCAATGTCTTCTGGAACTTGAGGCGGAGAAGGTGGATTCTGATCGGCAGAGGAGCTGTATTGAGGAAAAATAGAGTCTGATGAagccaaaactggtgcctctaGAGGAAGATCTTGGGAATCAATTGCCACAACAGTTGGAATAGCTTGTTCAGCAGATAAATCTggctgaactggtgcttctgaagagataggaacctctggattgatttgatcaacgGGGTGATCAACTTTATCAGAAATAGGTTCACTCAATTGGGATTCTTGCACCACTgcttgaataatttcatcaatgtttgcgAAAGATAATTCTGCTTCAGTGTACATTTGATGTTCACCAGTAGGTGATTGAGTCATATCCTGAACTGGCTCTTAAGTTGGAATAATAGCATGTTCTGAGGATGACTCTTTCTGCTGAGAGGAAGGTTCTTCAGCTATTTCCTCTTCATCATCGTCTGGATCTCCTTTATGAAGGACTaactcttgatccatttcctAAAACTTTATCTGAGATAGCAAGCCAATCAGATCGGTGTCTAGCTGAGTAATCACCGCATGATCAGCATAGgcagtaggatttgttggaacgtagttagccttcagtttgtcaataatTTGTGCTAACTTCTTGACTCTCATCTGTTCAAACAAATATGTTTTTCTCTCCAGAGCTTGAACAATGGTGGGAGCTTTGACCATCTTGAGGACAAAAGCTTCCAGTTTGATGAACTTGTTCAGCTGGGATTTCTttctcagttgcttggcaaaaatatGAGTACGATAGGCTGTCCAATCATCATTGAGTTGAAGTTTTGATGTTACAAAATTATTAACCTtatcccaaacaaggtcaatgtgggtTTGAATGGGATTGGAtggcctgggctcttcaatcaatttgACCTTGACTTTATCAGAACTGAGGATGTGTGGAATTTCAAGACCAGTTCGAGTAGTATCCACCCGTTCTATAATATTGATGCCTTTGGGTCGGGCAGGTGCCAGAACAGTAGGACGAATAATATTActcagaggagctttgatcctaacttTTTCTCTCTTTGCACCAGCTGATTTTTCTGGTGGGATGATCTTTAGAGGAACTGCTTCAATTGGCTGTTGAGCATCTGAAGATATTAGCTTGTCAGTAGGAATATTTTCCTTTGTAGTTGTTGGTTTAATCCTCTAGGTTCTCGGTTTTTTGGCGATCTTTggggaaggagttttctctgaatcGGATTCACCCACAACTAATTTCCTTTTTGCtgacttcagttgagccaatgtctTGGCCTTTTTCACTGATTTAGGAGCTGCCTGTTGAGTCCCAATATCATGTTTTATCTTTacaaactgagcaggagaaatgtccaatttggtcttgagtggcatagtattcttcgcattgaagactttgaatttggatgaattttcaaaatcatctGCCACTAACCCCTTCACTTTCAGCAGATATCTCAGTTGCACTGCAAAGCCTTTGGACTCTTCGGAtgatagaaacatattctttaaaatattgaataaaagatgcttccagttgagtttACTTTCAGCCATAATgatagaaatggcttgaaatttttccaacgTAAGTGCAGCAAAAGATCCAGCTTTCGCCAAAATCCCTTTAGTGACTATATAAGCAAGTAACTGAACCTCGTGCTTCAACttcttctttggatcggaaactttgattttccgtccatcagcagaaagtAAGGTTTGCATTTCTTTAACGTCAGATGCTTTAACATCAAAGAGGTGTGCCAGTCCATCAGACGGTAAAGAAAAGATTTCTCCAAAGGAATCCTCAGAGatggtcagcaactgaccattgatagtagaagcgatgtttccatcagaattGATCATACCGCTAGAGTAGaattcctgaagttctttggggtagatctcttgtgatgaTTGTCCCAAGAATGTCCTTAACCCAGCATTTTCGAGTTTTTGAAAGATGTTCTTGACATCAGCGTCGCCGAAAGATAGAATGGATCCgaagttgatagccattgcaTTCAGCATATAAGCGGGAATTTGATTCGCCATTTGGAACTGAATGATTTCCTACAAAAATAGAAGGATGAAATTTGTTTTTGCTCTCAAGAGTTTGTAGATAAACGTAATAAAaaaaactgaaatggagcggggaatggtacatatgtacgtgactattcaaattctgaACACGTcttagtccatagaaattttgaaTTACAACATGTGTACGTGTGTACTTTAGACTGTTCAAAAGGTGTCCACGTTTCCATCAATCATTTGCTGAAGgatagcatttaatgcttgaaaaacagtcacgtcacttgatttggaatataatatggttaattagttaactaatatgagaagattagtgaaaaaaATCAattgaacgatcagttgtgagACTGTGTCCTCAGTTGAGAGTTGACtaacaattgtcttctcagttaacctcttaaaaccaaTATTCTCCCTTAATATatgcataaaagaaaatttCGAGAATATAAACAAGATTAATTAAAAGAAATCCTGATGCTTAGTAGTGTAAACGTCTGTCAAAATGAAAtagtcctttcatcttctttgtcctgttctataaataagagcaGCTCTGTTAGTCGCAAATATATAAGCAAATTATATTCAGTAAAAGAAAATGGCAGGTGCAAGAAGTTCAAAATCTTCGGACATGGCTGAAGATTTCATGAAAGCAGCTCTGGAGAAGAGAGAAGTTGAGATGGAAGATGATGTTTTCCATCAAATTCTTCGCTACTGGGAGAATCTCCAAGAACTTCAGTTTCTTTGGGagatgataaacataaaaattgtacattaattaaatgttttataatataaatatatagtttttgttttattaaatttttaaatattatatgttttataataaattgtataaaatataagttgttgtgtaattataagtttttactatttttacaggttcgataaaacaagaataaccttggcgttgcaaatgggattaagatgattcttggacctgtagaaagttgatgttaatatctacaatattggtggcaagcatgagataaaaatcctctcacaattgggatcaaattaagcaacaattaaagttaccgaaggagtggcagttttaccatgctctagtattttgaccatatctctcaaactacttggtcaaatattctgaaaaaaataccacaactagacaactcaattatccacatgtttcattttatgtgaagaagaaaattcggagaagatgcttgtcaaaagtgatgtgcaatataatattaatttcttggaacaccaatgaagacttatgtgtaaaaaataatattttatttgtggttgtctccccaaatttggctataaataggggtgcattgtaatgtattgagatatccctcattctatgaacaaatctttgagttcataatatttctctctatatttttcttttatttcttcatttaaatataattagcatgttaatttcatattcaaagttttacactttgaataatgaatagctaacttcctaaagttgagatgataaggtgaagctcttggcatgataataaggttattataaggtaagaatctatgttttatattatttaatcattatttattgtttatgttatatttatttctttaagcatttttataccctacttataagtgggagttttgatttactgttgctatatgttacactaaattcttggaaccatttaaatgttagtttggtattaccaaccatttaaaatggatgccttgagttattatatataaatatattataatattaaattcttggaaccatttaaatgttagtttggttttaccaaccatttaacttggattccttgatttattatatatgaatatattatagtattaatttattggtaccatttaaatgtttgtttggttttaccaaccatttaaagtgggaaccttgatttagtgtttacaaatatatatagcacaataaatacttgaccacatttataagttttggtatatattatgtacttataagattataatttataacataatataaatatgattatttaatatattggaaccattttattaagtggatttcaatattgttcgttaatgttaactttattaaaataccaagagtggatcctttaatctcaactacttaaatttaaatttgaacaattaaaatttacccattaaagattcaattaaaattaaaaagaaacaaaaacaaaaacaaaaagacattgtagtggacttgtaattaccttagctttcctgtggatacgatattcggactcaccgaattatactacttgtggacaacctgctcttgggagtgcaacaatcaaagtcgcaacaagtttttggcgccgttgccggggaagtataatttaatttcaagtctatttaatattgtttaaagtttatttttctttttattgcttttgtgtgtttttttttttctttttgttttgcatttgcatgagcatttggtcacgtacacttagtggtcgactcattcgaaataaccctttatttttacaaaacatggcggaagaacccatccaagaaaatgaagatgaaattcaatctcaacatgatcatgatagacgaagaacacttagagatcacatgaatcctacacgtactagtgcaccttcatgtctagtttttccccctgatgcatctcatttcaattttaagcctggtattatccaacttttacccaactttcatggcttagattctgaaaatccatacatgcatttacgagagtttgaagaagtgtgcaacacatataatgatctaaattgtagcatgaacaccattcgccttaagctttttcctttttctttaaaagataaagctaaaacttggctacaaaatcttagatcgggatccattcgaacttgggatgaattgcaacaacaatttttgaaaaagttttttccatctcatagaacaaattctttcaaaaggcaaatcatcactttcactcaaaaacaaggagaaactttttatcagtgttgggatagatacaaagaattgcttaatctttgtccacatcatggttttgaaatttggagagttgtttctcaattttatgaaggcttaacacctaaagataggcaaatggttgaatttatgtgtaatggaacatttgaagataaagatccgaacgaggcaattgagtatctcgattcattagctgaaaatgctcaaaattgggacactataggtacaatcgaaccatcaaacaagattcaatctcctacatctggtggaggtatgtacactctcaaagatgaacatgatcttcaagctagatttacctctttggcaagaaaagttgaggcacttgaattgaaaaagaatggtcaattaaaatctgttcaagaaattgtgtgtcacatctgtgatacaagtgatcattttacaaaagattgtcccactttgccctcttttaaagaatgtctccatgagcaagccaatgttttgaacaatttcaaaaggccaaattttgaaccattttctcaaaattacaatccaggttggcgaaatcatccaaattttagttggaggaatgataatgctgcacaatttccgcaaccacattttcaaaatcaacaaaattttcaaaattatgcaccttatgttcctccgccgaaaagaaatttggaagatacattgaattctttcattgcaaagcaagagtctatcaatactcaaactgctcaaaccatgacagacttgaaagatactcttgctaaatttgcatctgcacttaatgttcatgaaaaaggtaaatttccttcacaacctctgcctaatcccaaggatcatcatacacaaattggaacttctggaactcaaccgatggatcaggtaaaatctgttattacccttcgaagtggtaaggttgtggaaaaatccattcttgaaccttgtgaagatgatgataaatcaactccaaagggtaaggaagtggaacccataacttgcgaagaggaggttcaacagacagtgtcaccaccattccctcatgcattgaaaaatacaaaaaaatcaaatttgaattctgatatatatgatatttttaaacaagtaaaagttaatattcctttattagatgcaataaaacaggtaccatcatatgccaaatttttgaaagacttgtgcactgtgaaaagaaaattgaatgtgaaaaagaaagcatttttagccgaacaagtaagtgcaatcattcaaaataataatgctttgaaatacaaagaccctggttgtcctactattt
Coding sequences:
- the LOC140839057 gene encoding uncharacterized protein yields the protein MAIKVEQKLKRRGVGRTTQAGNTSTPWRSNVVKREESKVVVKPKVDIKQEAPKQGVQGKPETPINRSRDIKCFRCQGVGHIASQCPNKRVMVLNNYGEYESHSEGDDGEDENEMPALEDPYEGYEAVVGEALLTRRIMSTHVKEEETNQREKLFHTRCFVNGKVFNLIIVGGSCTNVASFEMVEKLSLPTLKHPQPYRLQWLNDCAEVKVNKQVLVAFSIGKYIDEVLCDVVPMHACNILLGRPWQYDRQVTHDGFKTRYSFVLKKEPIVLLPLSPKQIMEDQRQKKKRDEAERKSEKKSSVALNKQEKDMGIQVDEDKISDIRDWPTPANVSQVRSFHGLASFYRRLNMDGKKKAEFVRNLHEKVKNNIEKKNLQYTNQANKGTKKMVFEKGDWLWLHLRKERFPEKRRSKLLPRGDGPFQVLEKINDNAYKLDLPGDDQDLRANPFQEGEE